Below is a window of Humulus lupulus chromosome 2, drHumLupu1.1, whole genome shotgun sequence DNA.
TCGACACGTGGAACATCCCCTGTAGAAATTTAGAAGTTAGAACTCAACAGGAAATATTTGTCAACTATAGTTCTGTCTACTGTACAAGAGCTATAAAAGTAAAGATGCCACAGACAAATCAAACTCCACTCTTAAATTGAGGTTGATTTGTCAAAAGTTGAAAAGTTTAAGCTAACAAACTGTCAGACAGATCATTCAACTAGATTATATATGGCTTGTCCAAAAGGTACTTGAGAATTTCTGATTCAGAGAATTTTCTAATGCAATTTTGAAAAGTAGGCCTAGAACAGTGTTTAATTAGAAAAGATATCAAAATCTAGTTTGGTTGGAAGAAACTTGAAAACTTATAACACAGTAAAATGTCAAATACACTACTCAAAGTCTCAAAAGAAGGCCTAAAGCAGAAGACAATGATCAATAACACAGATAAGCTCAACCTGCTGAAAGCCTGAAATTGAGACTTTTAATAAAGAAATGCTCAGTACCTGGAAGGTTGGATACAAAACCACCACGGCTCTCAATCAGCCTCTTTTCCTTGCTTGGTTCATGATCCACAGATAATTGTAGCGCCACGCCATTTTTGCATATAACAGCCCGAGAGTCTCCTACATTTGCTACTATGAGCTTCCTTCCATCTTTCAGTATTGCAGTTACTGCAGTTGACCCTCCTTTTCCCAATGAAAAACTTTTGTCCAATATCTCTTCGTCTGTTCTACGATAAGCATTTTTAATTGAGCTTTCTGTATCAATCCAGATGCCAGGCTGCttaaaaccaaaacaaaaaagTATAAAAGAAAATCCTAAAACAATAAAAGATTGAAGAAAGCCTCCAGAGGAGAACCaaaagatattattattattattattattatcattacctccttcaaaatattttcaaagagGTGGTTTTGCAAGTAGTTTGCAACATCATGGCCTAAATGACCATCAAATATTGCAAATAATCCCAACTCAACATTATTTTGTTGCTTGAATTCAGAAACTAAGTAGTCTTCCATGGCATGCTTTGATTTTCCCTTTACCATGTGGAATCCATGTGTGATATGCTTTGACCTTTTGCTTTTGCCTTTTCCTGTATCAAGAGCAGATGAGCCCAGCCCAGTCTTCTCctaaaaacaatataaaagagcaaaattttatttttgttcatgGTAAATGATAGTGAGCCAGTGCCTTCTTCAAGCAATTGTTCTAGAATTATTATAGCAAGAAAAATATAACCATCATGAAAATACTGCTTAAGGCCATGCATCAACACCAGTTCTCTTAGCAACTGTCATACCAAAATGAATTAAACCAGCTACACCTATACCATAATGTAAAATTTTGAGTCATGTTTAACCCTGCATTGCTCTCCcccataattaaattttttaaaactaggATCCCCGCTTAACCCTATAATATCTGGCGACCAGAAAATTATAGCAATTGCTACGTAGATGCCCCATTAGGGACTCAAACCTCAGACCTTGTGGGAGCAAATCGTATGCCTGAACATTTGAGCTACTTCTTTTGGGTGTTTTACTACTCTCCCTAGAATTAATACTACTTCTCGATAAATTAATTGACAAAAAATATTCTTGTAAGTCTTATGAAAAACTCTTTGACTAGATTAAAAGACAGAAAGTGTATGAAATTCACTACAGAGAACAAGCAATACAGTTTAATGTTTGTACATTTTAGTTTTTGGTTTGCagtaaagaagaaaaaaagtcaTTACATCATAAGCATCAGTCtacaaaaaatttatattttgaataGGAAGAGAGGTCAACACTGGAAAACCTGTGGAATATAAGTGTTGATGGTTCACTTATTTGTACATTTCTATACAGAATTAATTAGATAACAATAACAGAGAAACAGAAGTCTACAACATTTGCCTATCGGTATGTTAGTTTTGAGATAGTGTACTTGTAtacaagttaataaaaaaaatgaaagatgAAGACTATAGTAACATTACACACTACTATAAGCAGCCTAATTCGACTCTCTACTTAAGAAACTAGCTTAGAAGTTAATACAAATTATAAAGCAATTTAACCCTTTAAATTTTCCAATTTGAGTCATAATAATAATAGGTAATATGGGATCCCTGCCTtttcatttataaatatatttatattgtgtACAGTGTTCCACTTTCATGCTCTGCATATTTTCTATTCTTTTAACAGTGGTGAGAGTTTCTTTAATGCTTTTACTGTACTATTTTTACTTGAATCATTAAGAGCAGCAATTACTCATATATCCCATTACTTACTATTGAGCTATTGCAGCATTTAATGTTCTAACAGCAACTTCGTACAATTATTGGTTTGGCAAACTTTAACAGCTTTTAAAATTTTGGCTAAAACCCTTTTCTTAATATAATAAAACAAACTCAAGAAGCACCCAGAATTGAACTCAGCCCAAAATAATAGAAATGATTTCCAATGAAAATGAAGCCTTGAAGTCAAACATCTAAAAATAGACAATCttgaaactatttttttttttatctcaacGCCATTCATTTGAACCAAAACTTAAGGCTACAAAAGTTGACCAGAAGTCATGAATTAACTACCTTTAAACCTTTTTTGGTTATCATTACTATTGACCATCCTCATAGCAaaaatagactctgaaattatatcaAGTTATGAAAAACAAAAAGAAGCACAAATCTTTAAAATGATTCAAGAACAAACAACATGGCCACATCCaacaactgaaaaaaaaaaatatttcataaCAACAAAATTTACATATCATCAACTATAAACTAATGACATATCATGACTtgcaattgattaacaacaattGTTAgacactatttttttttctttcataaacATCAATTATTTTCTAACCTTTATCAATTGGAGGATTTCTCTGCCAGTCATGTTGTAGTTTGTTTCTCAGAGAAGTTCAGTTTTGAGAGAATGGAAGAAATTGAGATTTTTTATAAGACAAGAGAGAGaagataattattaaaaagagagagaaaaaaataagAGAATTGTATTGCATAAATAGAAGGTGTTTGACTTTGCAACACGTGACCTGCTGGTGACTTTAACACTATTCGATCGTATTTTTCATTGCGCGTCTCTTTCAAAACTACGCGTCTTGCCGACGACTTTTCTTACtccaaaagaaaaatatattaatactCAAAGATAATACTTTAatcaaattaaattataaaataaacgaaagtttttattttttatttctttatgaaaatgactttaataaaaataatagggAAAATAATTCAAACTTTAAATTTTAACCTAGTGAATTATAGagcaattaatattaattttaaaagctGAAGGTAAGGGTTTCGATTCAATGGAGTAGAGCAAAGCAAACGTGATAAAATGAAAAGTAGAAGACAAGTAAGGTACACGTGGAGTGATCCTATGAATTGGCTGACCCGTTCAGATTATGCCACCTGGTCTGTGTAGTTAACTATTCTTTAATCTTTTTCTGaattgtattaataataatagtGTTGGTCTATGTGGTTGTTATGGGGTGATGTTACTAACTGGCATACCCATTTTACAGCAATTGAATCAAAGTTGGTAGGTGCACCCACATGTATTTTTATTACATAACTGGTTGATTTTTATGCCACTTGGATCATGCATCTCatttacattaaaaaaaacaaaaaaacattaTTAATATAAAAGTACTACTTTTATCTACTAACTATAAAAAAGACTTTCACGATGGATAACGACTAGTATAGTATTTACTAACACCAAATAACCAAATCCTATATGGGGTTTTGTTTTTTGAACAATATATGGTCGAGATTTAAgtatataacttattattttcCTTTTCATTTGATGGTAATGAGTGAGTAAATATATTATCTCAAAAATTTCATTTGAGACAAAACATAGTGCAACTTGTTCAGACTAAATATgtacaaatttttttatttaagttccCACTTGAGAAAAAGTAATACATGCTTTTGGAGACTTTGTGTACTAAAGAAAAGTCTTCTTGTCCACAACTTGGTTGTTACACTacaatactatttttttttctttcaacatTGCGGCCCGACCATTTTAGAAAAATTGGCCTAATATATAAATAGGCCTGCCTTAATTAATTTCTTTCCTTTTTGCTTAAACACTTAAAAAGTGTAGAAAAAATGGTTATTACAATTGAAACCTTACATTactgtttgtttgtttttttattttatttttttgaaagggCTGCATACATACATAGTCATATGCATGCACCCAAAAGTGATTGATCGCAGagataatctatatatatatatatatatatgcacacgcGTTTATGTATAGTACCGAATCTTTATTATTAAGTAGTgagaattttattaaaaaaatgatgaATACCAAGGATTTAGAAGAAGGTAAAGTAATGCATATACGttaaaatattgttaaaatttTGTGCTTTTATATGGCAAAGTTATAATTGTGTACAATTGTGTACACATATGTTAATACACTTATATTAGTTATAATTTCAGATTTTATTTTCCATTACGGTGTTCCTTGTAATTGAAATTTCAGAAATATCTAAATAATttaatatgttaaaaaataattcTAAACTTTTAGTTTTGTCACGCGTACAAATATTATATTATCAAACTATATTTTTAATACTCCTAATTATTtagatttttttgaaaatttactgTAACTATAATGAACTTCCTCCTCTAAAAAATATGGAATCGGCATATGTAAATTGTGCAACACATTATAATAGTGCACAAATCGTACACCATTATAATCAAACCCATGTATGGCAAGGCTgtattattatgattatttttGTTGGGAGATGGAGTTAAATTTTGGTGAAGAGTTCCAAAGAAATTTTGTCTTAAGAGAAAGAGTTGAAAGTCTTTGACTCTTTCTGAAAGAGGATTTGTTAAGATATAATAGATATTTGCAAGTTTAATCAATAGAGTTGAGACAACTAGATCAAGTGGTTAGAATATGACAAAGGCAGTGGCAGTGACAGAGCACATATATTTGGACTCCTAATATCTATTAATGTGTTATAATCAAATCATGCATGCAATGCAAAGGTGGGCTCGGctgcttttatttttattttttttgggttCAAAATTAAAATCACTTCACATTTTACACATGGAATATGTTAACCAAATGCAAAATTGGATTGTTTTTTTTTAGAATAATGACCCAAATTaaggaataataataataatctaaacGGCATCGTTTTGGTTGCCgtctattaatttaattttgtcaAAGCTAGAATAAATTGGGGAGGAATAGGATAATGACATAATTGAGGTTCCAAACATTATGGTATGGTATGGTCTTCTGTTCAACTAAATTGgctgattaaaatttttaaaaaaagtatGGTAAAAGCTAGGTAGCCTAGTAGCACCACTAGCTCCTTCAAATAATGTAGTCTTTactttattaatattattatatactGGGTCAGGTGTGAGGTGAGCAAAACCTAAATATAATATAACATATGATCAATATCGgaatttatacatatataaatatatatatatatataaaaaataaaatcaaaacttGAAAGCCACTTgagtaaacaaaaaattaatttgttaatGAAGGATTAAGGGACTAGGTAGAATAGCCGACAGTAAACCTTCTTATCGGAATTCTTTTCATGAACAAATCTACTCATTTGTTAGACtagtcaaaatataaatataatatagaGAGAAAATACTTCTAGTAAGTGGCACATATTTGGCTAAAATTAGTCTTTGTAATGATTTTAATAGTTTATCTTTAAATATAACTTTGTTGATGATCCTCTTTGATTAATTCAATGaaattcattttttaaaaaataatcttacccttaaataaattaaaacatatGAAAAACTTCATACTTAGTGAGTTTTTCTTGTTTTATACAATTAAAAAGAATACAATTGTAAAATTGAAAATTTATACTTGGCCTGGTTTTCAAAGGGTACTTTTGTCATGTTTTTTTAAAAGTATTACGAGTTCATTTCTAATTTAAATCAACTATTACAGGAGAACTTATAAAATAAGGACAAAAAGTTATCTAAATACAATCTCAGTCTTGAAGAAGTGAATGGGTACCCTATttgcaaaacaaaaaataattgtCACTTTATTTAGGGAATATACTATTTTAGTCTTCTCAGTTTATGCAAAATACCAGATATGCCTCATGATTTTCATAAATACCGAAACAGTACTATTTGTTTTGTTGTTCATACCAAAATGGTACCTTATACATATTTTTagtcaaatttattttttaaaagacaCTTTACCCCTGActtgtatattttatttataattaaagttatttataataatttaataaattaaataaacttggataaaatgtaaataaaacttaaataaatttatatattttgttaacCGATGAATTgatcaacgacacggagtcactaaAAACAATAGAAATACGATGAATTGAACTCAAGAAGGTAAACGAcaccaagatttatagtggttcggccccaaagaatggtaatgacctacgttcatttcatgttcttattgatgtaaaacTTCAATATCAGCGATCAGTGAACTAGAGTTCACGAATTTCACGAGGTTGAAGATGAGTGCAAGTTTCGTGGATAAAAATACTATACCTCCCTTAATTACAAAAACTTTCGTCCCCTTAAATGAGTTCCacaagtcctatttataggctctaagATGTACATATGGGTCTATGGGCAATGTTTAATTTTTGTTATaatcatatttgaataataacagaaataataatatttacatataaagataAACAAATATCCAACTCATAACTGTATTTGAATTCTGGGTTCGATCCTACAAGCAGATCTGGTCGTATATGTTAGCACATCTTCTTCCTTGTTGTTCAGCATATTCCTTGCACCCATCGAgcaacttaattttccttttgatAACCTGATCGTTGGTCGACCAGGTTTCTAGCAATAATAAATCATGTGTTATTCACGTGCGCCTCGACTGTGTCACGTCATCATACAAATATTTTTGGTAAACatactttaaataaataataatactataaatttatttaagttaaaataaaatattaaataataattgttTATGCGGTTCtttggcaacagataattatatgaataaggagagggattagtgctaaatgatgaaccgtaatagatgaatgatctcaaaggaagattataactcgaatattTTTTTAGGTGATTCAAAtgttaaaatcattctagtccaccagccaatattattgatatatctctgatattccttacaaggtatttctttacaaagtcgaagccaaccctttgcaactctcagggtcttcatatttatagggagaggacacctgggtgttggcaaaggaggtcatctcgtgacattcttacccatcatgtcacttctgtgacattcatgattaattcctaaaacctgacaatgaagtgtggtctaatcaataagtaagggggataatgggccgcatggcccaaaccagtcctggggtgcctgaacacacacatttatgctgcgtgtccgagaattcaggaatggggtagacacgtgatgtctgatatatgcacgtttacattgcgtggttgacttcataaatggtcggaggtgtcaactcaagcttgtaccccgagcttgatgtagtctaagctcatggtgtccacactgctgaaccgatgccttagtaatctcactaaatctttggctatctcgagctaaagaggtagagacttgtaacagcagctctgggtaggtgacttccacgtggctgatagaattatgtcattttccagctcgctaataacccgtggatatttagggcgtacaataataataaaatataatattttattttatttattttaagtatttattttattctcatttttatttttttattatttcttaaagTTTATattctcttaaaaacaaaaatttaagtattattattaatttattaacaaaattaaaactaattttaattatagaTCAAATATATTGGTGAGAGTAAAAGGGTTTtcgaaaaaaaataaatttaactaaAAAATGTCTAGGGTACTATTTTAGTATGAACAACAAAATAGAGAGTATTATTTTGATATTTATGAAAAATGAAAGGCATATTTGATATTTTGTATAAACTCAGGACTAAAATGGTATATTCCcaaaaaaaaccaaataaaaagattatataaattcaaaatatctaatttattattttttatataaaaaaatattttttttccctCTTCTTTTGTCAAAGAACCAACAAAACAAGAGAAAATCTTATAAGAAAAtcattttttttcacaatttCTTTCCTTGACAAACAATTTTTTTTCCGTCTCCACGCCTTTTTTTTCTCCTTACTTTgtccttagttttttttttttttttttttttaattttacaactaTATACTTAGAAtctaaaatatttacaaaaatgacTTCAACCAAATTATTTACGCAAATACCGATGCCACGTTAGCATAGCCTAccgaattttgaaaaaaaaattagaaaattctGCTTCccaaaatttttgttttttacaattttttttattaaaagctttatttttagatcatattatttcaGTATATTTTGATTTCCTCCAAAACTTAATTCTAAACATCTTAATATatcaattagttatttttatgttatataatagtatcttattatttaagacaTATCTTGGTAACCTTCAAACTTATTTTAGAAACTACTGAGTTGTCATATAGTATAATAAGTTACCACATAgtttattgataaaaattaattagtattCTATACggtaacttttaaatgaaaacttTTAATAGATTTTTTAATCACTCATAtaatttacatgttttattatttGCATTACCTTCAAGTCTattttaaaaactaattagttatcatatagtataaaaaATTACTCTTATAATTCTAAGTTGCCATAAATAGCTAATTAGAAACTGATACTATCTAATATATTGCATAGTTACTTTAAAAGCTacatttttgttgtttttaaaatcatttaagataTCAATTGATTAACATTATCAAACAATATActaaaaaatctattttaaaaaaaattacttgaaATGTTTCTAAAATAGCTTTAAAGTTGTTAAAAAATAACATATGGTATCTTTAAAtgaaataagaatacaaattttggTAAGTTAAActttgtttaagtttaaaatttagttatttttttattaacaaaatataaaaaaaaactaaaatattattttttattatggtCATCTTCTCCGTCGATGGCGAAAAAACATATGATACCTCCATATCAAATTAACCATCTTGAAAAGTAGGTCGTGATAATATCATTCTTGAGAAAGTAGGTCGTGATAATACCATTCTTGAGCACCACCGAATTGCAATGCGACCGAAAAAAATTTTGAAGttaaagagaaaagaaagaaaaaagtagCGATAAAAAAACTGAAAACTTATAAACATAACCAAGAGACAAAAAAAATGGAAATAAGTTTgaaaaattgtaaataaaataagTCACGTGTAATTGAGATACAAAAAATGATGCTTAGTGTaaattttcctcttttttttcttctactTTACTTCAAACAAGACCTTAATGTTTTCGTTTATGTCACCCTCAATCGGGGTTTAAAATTTAGTGCATTTAATACATAATAAACAAATTTCAACTTTCAAGTCAATAAACGCAACGTTCCAATCAAAC
It encodes the following:
- the LOC133817456 gene encoding probable protein phosphatase 2C 58 isoform X2; this translates as MTGREILQLIKEKTGLGSSALDTGKGKSKRSKHITHGFHMVKGKSKHAMEDYLVSEFKQQNNVELGLFAIFDGHLGHDVANYLQNHLFENILKEPGIWIDTESSIKNAYRRTDEEILDKSFSLGKGGSTAVTAILKDGRKLIVANVGDSRAVICKNGVALQLSVDHEPSKEKRLIESRGGFVSNLPGDVPRVDGQLAVARAFGDKSLKIHLSSEPDVSILPIEEDVEFLILASDGIWKVLSNQEAVDSIKNIKDAQAAAKRLIGEAVNRNSKDDISCIVVKLQ
- the LOC133817456 gene encoding probable protein phosphatase 2C 58 isoform X1, encoding MTGREILQLIKEKTGLGSSALDTGKGKSKRSKHITHGFHMVKGKSKHAMEDYLVSEFKQQNNVELGLFAIFDGHLGHDVANYLQNHLFENILKEQPGIWIDTESSIKNAYRRTDEEILDKSFSLGKGGSTAVTAILKDGRKLIVANVGDSRAVICKNGVALQLSVDHEPSKEKRLIESRGGFVSNLPGDVPRVDGQLAVARAFGDKSLKIHLSSEPDVSILPIEEDVEFLILASDGIWKVLSNQEAVDSIKNIKDAQAAAKRLIGEAVNRNSKDDISCIVVKLQ